A part of Microbacterium atlanticum genomic DNA contains:
- the der gene encoding ribosome biogenesis GTPase Der — protein MAADTTDDFDEFEAGDDHLAENLAGLDDDLAEQRAAALRAGLEDYDLDAEDAELLQGLVGGEGGVEFMPALPVVAIVGRPNVGKSALVNRILGRREAVVEDTPGVTRDRVTYKAEWMDRRFTLVDTGGWEPDARGIDRSVAAQAEVAIDLSDVVLFVVDAMVGATSTDEHVVRLLRKANKPVFLVANKVDDARQEPEAAALWNLGLGEPHPVSAIHGRGVADLLDEVVKVMPDVSAVAKAEIGGPRRVAILGRPNVGKSSLLNKAAGEERVVVNELAGTTRDPVDEIVELGGRLWRFVDTAGIRRRVHLQQGADFYASLRTSAALEKAEVAIVVIDVTQPISVQDLNIIDLVLESGRALVIAYNKWDRLNDDDMDGQDRRRYLEREIEQDLAHVAWAPRVNISARTGRHLDKLVPALETALESWDQRIPTGKFNAFLTELIAEHPHPVRGGKQPRILFGTQASTRPPTFVLFTTGFLDPGYRRFIQRRLRELYGFEGSPIVINMRVRERRQR, from the coding sequence ATGGCCGCTGACACCACCGACGATTTCGACGAGTTCGAGGCCGGCGATGACCACCTCGCCGAGAACCTCGCAGGGCTCGACGACGACCTCGCCGAGCAGCGTGCCGCCGCGCTCCGGGCAGGCCTGGAGGACTACGACCTCGACGCCGAGGACGCCGAGCTGCTCCAGGGGCTCGTCGGCGGCGAGGGCGGCGTCGAGTTCATGCCGGCCCTGCCCGTGGTCGCGATCGTCGGCCGCCCGAATGTGGGCAAGTCGGCGCTCGTGAACCGCATCCTCGGCCGCCGAGAAGCCGTCGTCGAGGACACGCCGGGCGTCACGCGGGACCGGGTGACCTACAAGGCCGAGTGGATGGACCGCCGCTTCACGCTGGTCGACACCGGCGGGTGGGAGCCGGACGCCCGGGGCATCGACCGCTCCGTCGCCGCGCAGGCGGAGGTCGCCATCGACCTCTCGGACGTCGTGCTCTTCGTCGTGGACGCGATGGTCGGCGCCACGTCGACCGACGAGCACGTCGTGCGTCTGCTGCGGAAGGCGAACAAGCCGGTCTTCCTCGTCGCCAACAAGGTGGACGACGCCCGCCAGGAGCCCGAGGCCGCCGCGCTGTGGAACCTCGGCCTCGGAGAACCGCACCCGGTGTCGGCCATCCACGGCCGCGGCGTCGCAGACCTCCTCGACGAGGTCGTCAAGGTGATGCCGGACGTCTCGGCGGTCGCGAAGGCCGAGATCGGGGGCCCGCGCCGGGTCGCGATCCTCGGGCGCCCGAACGTCGGCAAGTCGTCGCTGCTCAACAAGGCGGCCGGCGAGGAGCGCGTCGTCGTGAACGAGCTCGCCGGCACGACGCGCGACCCGGTCGACGAGATCGTCGAGCTCGGCGGCCGGCTCTGGCGCTTCGTCGACACCGCCGGCATCCGTCGCCGCGTTCACCTGCAGCAGGGCGCCGACTTCTACGCCTCGCTGCGGACCTCCGCCGCGCTCGAGAAGGCCGAGGTCGCCATCGTCGTCATCGACGTGACGCAGCCCATCAGCGTGCAGGACCTCAACATCATCGATCTCGTGCTGGAGTCGGGGCGGGCGCTGGTGATCGCCTACAACAAGTGGGACCGCCTCAACGACGACGACATGGACGGGCAGGACCGCCGTCGCTATCTCGAGCGCGAGATCGAGCAGGACCTCGCGCACGTCGCCTGGGCGCCGCGCGTCAACATCTCCGCCCGCACCGGACGCCACCTCGACAAGCTGGTGCCGGCCCTGGAGACGGCGCTGGAGTCGTGGGATCAGCGCATCCCCACCGGCAAGTTCAACGCCTTCCTCACCGAGCTCATCGCCGAGCACCCGCACCCGGTGCGCGGCGGGAAGCAGCCCCGCATCCTGTTCGGCACGCAGGCGTCGACGCGCCCGCCGACCTTCGTGCTGTTCACGACCGGCTTCCTCGACCCGGGCTACCGCCGCTTCATCCAGCGGCGCCTGCGCGAGCTGTACGGCTTCGAGGGCTCGCCGATCGTGATCAACATGCGCGTGCGGGAGCGCCGCCAGCGCTGA
- the cmk gene encoding (d)CMP kinase — protein sequence MTDSLTRPPAGAPAPTVVAIDGPAGSGKSSVSKQVARRLGFGYLDTGAAYRALAWHALERGFDTSDAASVLDASGDFDYAISLDPDEYWVRVGEADVTEAIREPRVTEAVSGVARVPAVRESVNALFRSLVARSGRPGVVVEGRDITTVVAPDAPVRILLTASPEVRAARRSAELTSHDPAAVAAALHRRDAKDSAVVDFLTAAPGVDVVDSSDLDFEQTVDAVLAVIRAVDPAAGEAPSASPHGTTTHTRTGA from the coding sequence ATGACTGACTCCCTGACCCGCCCGCCCGCCGGCGCGCCGGCGCCCACCGTCGTCGCGATCGACGGCCCGGCCGGCAGCGGCAAGTCCAGTGTTTCGAAGCAGGTCGCGCGCCGGCTCGGCTTCGGCTACCTCGACACCGGCGCGGCGTACCGCGCGCTGGCCTGGCATGCGCTCGAGCGCGGGTTCGACACCTCGGACGCGGCATCCGTCCTCGACGCGAGCGGCGACTTCGACTACGCGATCTCGCTGGACCCCGACGAGTACTGGGTCCGGGTGGGCGAGGCCGATGTGACCGAGGCGATCCGCGAGCCCCGGGTGACCGAGGCGGTGAGCGGGGTCGCCCGCGTGCCCGCGGTGCGCGAATCGGTGAACGCGCTGTTCCGCTCCCTCGTCGCGCGGTCGGGCCGCCCCGGCGTCGTGGTCGAGGGACGGGACATCACGACCGTCGTCGCGCCGGACGCCCCGGTGCGCATCCTCCTCACCGCTTCGCCCGAGGTGCGCGCCGCACGTCGCAGCGCCGAGCTCACGAGCCACGACCCGGCGGCGGTCGCCGCCGCGCTGCACCGGCGCGACGCGAAGGACTCGGCCGTCGTCGACTTCCTCACCGCCGCGCCGGGCGTCGACGTCGTCGACTCGAGCGACCTCGACTTCGAACAGACCGTGGACGCCGTGCTGGCCGTCATCCGCGCGGTCGACCCCGCCGCCGGAGAGGCGCCGTCGGCGTCGCCGCACGGCACCACGACTCACACCCGGACGGGAGCCTGA
- a CDS encoding prephenate dehydrogenase produces the protein MTHAVLAPRVQGTVRIVGAGLLGASIGHALRARGVDVVLDDTSPSQLRLAIDYGAGRAAEGHDEPSLVVVAVPPDVTADVVQRELARFPHAVVTDVASVKLEPLRTLRERGVDLTHYIGSHPLAGRERGGAISARADIFVGRPWVVCRDEETSSSDLALVEGLALDLGATPIEMSPEDHDRAVALVSHVPQLVASLLAGRFVDAPDGSLRLAGQGVRDTTRIAASAPELWVQILGANAEPVVDVLDQLATDLGAVADALRRPDAPGARRAVADTIRRGNDGVERLPGKHGQNRRFEQVVVMVDDTPGQLGRLFGELGDLDVNVEDLRLEHSPGAQFGLAEISVVPSAVRRAVDGLESRGWKIASTTND, from the coding sequence GTGACACACGCCGTCCTTGCGCCGCGCGTGCAGGGAACGGTGCGCATCGTCGGCGCCGGCCTGCTCGGAGCCAGCATCGGACACGCGCTGCGTGCGCGCGGCGTCGACGTCGTCCTCGACGACACGTCGCCGTCGCAGCTTCGTCTGGCGATCGACTACGGCGCCGGCCGGGCGGCCGAGGGGCATGACGAGCCGTCGCTCGTCGTCGTGGCGGTGCCGCCCGACGTGACCGCCGACGTCGTCCAGCGCGAGCTCGCGCGCTTTCCGCACGCCGTCGTGACGGATGTCGCCAGCGTCAAGCTCGAGCCGCTGCGCACGCTGCGCGAGCGGGGCGTGGACCTCACGCACTACATCGGCTCGCACCCGCTCGCCGGGCGCGAGCGCGGGGGAGCGATCTCGGCCCGCGCCGACATCTTCGTGGGGAGGCCGTGGGTCGTCTGCCGCGACGAGGAGACCTCGTCGTCCGACCTGGCGCTGGTCGAGGGGCTGGCGCTCGATCTCGGCGCGACGCCTATCGAGATGAGCCCCGAAGACCACGACCGCGCCGTCGCGCTCGTCTCGCATGTGCCGCAGCTCGTGGCCAGCCTGCTGGCGGGACGCTTCGTCGACGCGCCGGACGGCTCGCTGCGCCTTGCCGGTCAGGGCGTCCGCGACACGACGCGGATCGCGGCATCCGCTCCCGAGCTGTGGGTGCAGATCCTCGGCGCCAACGCCGAGCCCGTCGTCGACGTGCTCGATCAGCTCGCGACCGACCTCGGCGCGGTCGCGGATGCCCTCCGCCGACCCGATGCGCCCGGTGCGCGGCGCGCGGTCGCCGACACCATCCGGCGCGGCAACGACGGCGTCGAGCGGCTCCCCGGCAAGCACGGGCAGAACCGCCGCTTCGAGCAGGTCGTGGTGATGGTCGACGACACCCCCGGGCAGCTGGGACGGCTCTTCGGCGAGCTCGGCGACCTCGACGTCAACGTCGAAGACCTCCGCCTGGAGCACTCTCCGGGCGCCCAGTTCGGCCTCGCCGAGATCAGCGTCGTCCCCAGCGCCGTGCGCCGGGCCGTCGACGGACTCGAGTCGCGCGGCTGGAAGATTGCGAGCACCACCAATGACTGA
- a CDS encoding pseudouridine synthase: MTGGSEEGKVRLQKVLANAGVASRRVAEQLIVEGRVRVNGQVVNELGSRIDPESDLVDVDGTAVQLDQSKRYVMLNKPTGVVSSMKDDRGRPDLRRFTKEWSERLYNVGRLDADTSGLLVLTNDGELAHVLAHPSFGVTKVYIAKVEGKVTPQTIQRLLRGVDLEDGSIAADKARLLSASAEGGGSLVELTLHSGRNRIVRRMMAEVGHPVIELVRRQFGPLHLGTLPAGRTRELTKVERGALLTLARRAAPQED; this comes from the coding sequence ATGACCGGCGGATCGGAGGAAGGGAAGGTCCGGCTGCAGAAGGTGCTCGCGAACGCGGGCGTCGCCTCGCGCCGCGTGGCCGAGCAGCTCATCGTCGAGGGCCGGGTGCGCGTCAACGGCCAGGTGGTCAATGAGCTCGGCTCGCGCATCGACCCCGAGAGCGACCTCGTCGACGTCGACGGCACGGCGGTGCAGCTGGACCAGTCCAAGCGCTATGTCATGCTCAACAAGCCGACGGGCGTCGTCAGCTCGATGAAGGACGACCGCGGGCGCCCCGATCTGCGTCGCTTCACGAAGGAGTGGTCCGAGCGGCTGTACAACGTGGGGCGGTTGGATGCCGACACCAGCGGCCTTCTCGTGCTCACCAACGACGGCGAGCTCGCGCACGTGCTGGCCCACCCGTCGTTCGGAGTGACCAAGGTCTACATCGCCAAGGTCGAGGGCAAGGTGACGCCGCAGACGATCCAGCGGCTGCTGCGCGGCGTCGACCTCGAGGACGGATCCATCGCCGCCGACAAGGCGCGGCTGCTGTCGGCGTCGGCCGAAGGCGGCGGCTCGCTCGTCGAGCTCACCCTCCACTCGGGACGCAACCGCATCGTGCGGCGGATGATGGCCGAGGTGGGGCATCCGGTCATCGAACTCGTCCGCAGGCAGTTCGGGCCGCTGCACCTGGGAACCCTGCCAGCCGGGCGCACCCGCGAGTTGACTAAAGTGGAGCGCGGCGCTCTGCTGACTCTCGCGCGCCGTGCTGCCCCTCAGGAGGACTAA
- the scpB gene encoding SMC-Scp complex subunit ScpB has protein sequence MTDDASTGSATGGGSTATPDAPVVNTADVARRLEAILLIVEEPQSLVSLAAAVGAPVPAVRQAIEALVDDYDGRSGGPVRGFELREVGGGWRLYVREELDQLVSDFVGGQAPSRLSQAALETLAVIAYKQPVTRSQVASIRAVNVDSVVRTLLARGLITELFADAETGAINYGTTDALLVHLGINSLDELPHISPLLDGADDVGDAMEEGVRR, from the coding sequence ATGACCGATGATGCTTCGACAGGCTCAGCAACCGGAGGTGGGAGCACCGCAACCCCGGACGCACCGGTGGTGAACACTGCGGACGTGGCGCGGCGGCTGGAGGCGATCCTCCTGATCGTCGAGGAGCCGCAGAGCCTGGTGAGCCTCGCTGCCGCCGTCGGCGCGCCGGTGCCCGCCGTCCGCCAGGCGATCGAGGCGCTCGTCGACGACTACGACGGCCGCAGCGGCGGGCCCGTGCGGGGCTTCGAGCTGCGCGAGGTCGGCGGCGGGTGGCGGCTCTACGTCCGCGAGGAGCTCGACCAGCTGGTGAGCGATTTCGTCGGCGGCCAGGCGCCGTCGCGGCTATCGCAGGCGGCGCTCGAGACCCTCGCCGTGATCGCCTACAAGCAGCCGGTGACCCGGAGCCAGGTCGCCTCCATCCGCGCCGTGAACGTCGACTCGGTAGTCCGCACGCTGCTGGCCCGCGGGCTGATCACCGAGCTCTTCGCCGACGCCGAGACCGGCGCGATCAACTACGGCACGACCGATGCCCTGCTGGTTCACCTGGGCATCAACTCGCTGGACGAGCTGCCGCACATCTCGCCGCTGCTGGACGGCGCGGACGACGTCGGCGACGCCATGGAGGAGGGAGTGCGCCGATGA
- a CDS encoding segregation and condensation protein A: MVPSPDASAGSATAGDGAATGADGFRVALSNFDGPFDLLLSLISKHELDITEVSLSLVTNDFIAYLRELGPEEELEEASEFLVVAATLLDMKVAGLLPQGELVDAESVALLEARDLLFARLLQYRAFKEVSAWFERCLRRESVRHARSVRLDEKYRQAVPELVWSLSPDDFAALAMLAMTPKEIPRVGLDHLHAPLVSIREQAAIVVTLLRGAGSLSFRELIAGVSQPGIVVARFLSVLELYRHAALSFEQLEPLGELTLRWSAQRWSDENLATLGADYDR; the protein is encoded by the coding sequence GTGGTGCCGTCGCCTGACGCTTCGGCAGGCTCAGCGACCGCGGGAGACGGTGCCGCGACCGGCGCTGACGGGTTCCGCGTCGCGCTGTCGAACTTCGACGGGCCGTTCGATCTGCTGCTGAGCCTCATCTCCAAGCACGAGCTGGACATCACCGAGGTGTCGCTGTCGCTCGTGACGAACGACTTCATCGCCTATCTGCGCGAGCTCGGGCCCGAGGAGGAGCTCGAAGAGGCGTCGGAGTTCCTCGTGGTGGCCGCGACCCTTCTCGACATGAAGGTGGCCGGGCTCCTGCCCCAGGGCGAGCTGGTGGACGCCGAGTCGGTCGCGCTGCTGGAGGCGCGCGACCTGCTCTTCGCCCGCCTGCTGCAGTACCGCGCCTTCAAGGAGGTCTCGGCCTGGTTCGAGCGGTGCCTGCGCCGGGAGAGCGTGCGCCATGCGCGGTCCGTGCGACTCGACGAGAAGTACCGGCAGGCGGTTCCCGAGCTGGTGTGGTCGCTGAGCCCCGACGACTTCGCCGCGCTCGCGATGCTCGCCATGACGCCGAAGGAGATCCCGCGCGTCGGCCTCGACCACCTGCATGCGCCGCTCGTCAGCATCCGCGAGCAGGCCGCGATCGTGGTGACGCTGCTGCGGGGGGCCGGCTCCCTCAGCTTCCGGGAGCTCATCGCGGGCGTCTCGCAGCCCGGGATCGTGGTGGCCCGGTTCCTCTCCGTGCTGGAGCTCTACCGCCACGCCGCCCTCTCTTTCGAACAGCTGGAACCGCTCGGCGAACTGACGCTCCGCTGGAGTGCGCAGCGCTGGAGCGATGAGAACCTCGCCACACTGGGAGCCGACTATGACCGATGA
- a CDS encoding ParA family protein — MADSTAKTRSGKASRSEVPIGPTGRPYQGFPTPPKLDGHGPARIIALCNQKGGVGKTTTTINLAAALAGYGRKVLAVDFDPQGALSAGLGIQTHEIPTIYDLLLDGKRDPQDVIVHTRVENLDVVPANIDLSAAEVHLVNEVAREQTLSRVLRKVSGDYDAILVDCQPSLGLLTVNALTASHGVIIPLECEFFALRGVAMLIETIDKVRDRLNPTIRLDGVLATMYDARTLHSREVLERVVDAFGDDVLETVIGRTVKFPDASVSGMPITQFAPEHAAAQAYLRLARELVARGAVA, encoded by the coding sequence GTGGCTGACAGCACGGCGAAGACCAGATCGGGGAAGGCCTCGAGATCCGAGGTCCCCATCGGGCCGACCGGTCGTCCGTACCAGGGCTTTCCCACGCCGCCCAAGCTGGACGGGCACGGCCCCGCCCGCATCATCGCGCTGTGCAACCAGAAGGGCGGCGTCGGCAAGACCACGACGACGATCAACCTCGCGGCTGCGCTGGCCGGCTACGGCCGCAAGGTGCTCGCCGTGGACTTCGACCCGCAGGGCGCGCTGTCGGCGGGTCTCGGCATCCAGACCCATGAGATCCCGACCATCTACGACCTGCTGCTGGACGGCAAGCGCGACCCGCAGGACGTCATCGTGCACACGCGGGTCGAGAACCTCGACGTCGTCCCCGCCAACATCGACCTGTCGGCGGCGGAGGTGCACCTGGTCAACGAGGTGGCGCGCGAGCAGACGCTGTCGCGCGTGCTGCGGAAGGTCTCCGGCGACTACGACGCGATCCTCGTCGACTGCCAGCCTTCGCTCGGCCTCCTGACGGTGAACGCGCTGACCGCCAGTCACGGCGTGATCATCCCGCTCGAGTGCGAGTTCTTCGCGCTGCGCGGCGTCGCGATGCTCATCGAGACGATCGACAAGGTGCGGGACCGCCTGAATCCCACCATCCGCCTCGACGGCGTGCTGGCCACTATGTACGACGCGCGGACCCTCCACTCCCGCGAAGTGCTCGAGCGCGTAGTGGACGCTTTCGGCGACGACGTGCTCGAGACCGTCATCGGCCGTACCGTCAAGTTCCCGGATGCCTCGGTCTCGGGCATGCCGATCACCCAGTTCGCGCCCGAGCACGCTGCGGCGCAGGCCTACCTGCGACTGGCGCGGGAGCTGGTCGCCCGTGGTGCCGTCGCCTGA
- a CDS encoding septum formation family protein, whose amino-acid sequence MNRTRARLSLAALGVTGAVALSGCSILDQFAPASVPARDAATGEVTEQTDNADVFQVRVGDCLNTGALDASTEITDVPVVPCAEPHDDEVYHAFELADGEFPGEDAILAEADATCVAQFAEFIGLAYEQSTLDYWPMYPTEGSWENGDREVLCIAWDPAGGKVTGTLAGAAR is encoded by the coding sequence ATGAACCGCACTCGCGCCCGCCTCTCCCTCGCCGCTCTGGGCGTCACCGGCGCCGTCGCCCTGAGCGGCTGCTCGATCCTCGACCAGTTCGCGCCGGCGTCGGTGCCCGCGCGCGACGCCGCAACCGGCGAGGTCACCGAGCAGACCGACAACGCCGACGTCTTCCAGGTCCGCGTCGGCGACTGCCTCAACACCGGCGCCCTGGACGCATCGACCGAGATCACCGACGTCCCGGTCGTGCCCTGCGCCGAGCCGCACGACGACGAGGTCTACCACGCGTTCGAGCTCGCAGACGGCGAGTTCCCCGGCGAGGACGCGATCCTGGCGGAGGCCGACGCGACGTGCGTCGCACAGTTCGCGGAGTTCATCGGCCTGGCGTACGAGCAGTCGACGCTGGACTATTGGCCGATGTACCCGACGGAGGGGTCGTGGGAAAACGGCGACCGAGAGGTGCTGTGCATCGCGTGGGACCCGGCCGGCGGGAAGGTGACCGGTACGCTCGCCGGGGCGGCGCGCTGA
- the xerD gene encoding site-specific tyrosine recombinase XerD: MRIDRAVDAYLRHIAVERGLSENTVAAYRRDLSGYAGWLRQQGVEETGEVTAVMLGSFIADRAAAQPPMAASSLARLQSSVRGLHRFLAREGIEQADPSANLRPPKQPRRLPKALTIDQVERLLDAAGPPPAAGPASDGADVAPAVIGDLVGLRDRALLELLYATGARVSEIVQLDVDDLAHGDVLRVRGKGSKERIVPVGSYARAAVDAYLTRSRPELSRRGRATPRLFLGARGAPLSRQSAWLVIHSAAQRAQLTAHVSPHTLRHSFATHLLQGGADVRVVQELLGHASVATTQIYTYVSVDALRDVYATSHPRAR; this comes from the coding sequence ATGCGGATCGATCGGGCGGTGGACGCGTACCTGCGGCACATCGCGGTCGAGCGCGGGCTGTCGGAGAACACCGTTGCCGCCTACCGGCGCGATCTGTCGGGCTACGCCGGGTGGCTTCGCCAGCAGGGCGTGGAGGAGACGGGCGAGGTCACGGCGGTGATGCTCGGCAGCTTCATCGCCGACCGGGCTGCGGCTCAGCCGCCGATGGCCGCCTCGTCCCTGGCGCGGCTCCAGTCGTCGGTGCGGGGGCTGCACCGCTTCCTGGCGCGGGAGGGCATCGAGCAGGCCGACCCCTCGGCCAATCTCCGCCCGCCGAAGCAGCCCCGACGACTCCCCAAGGCGCTCACCATCGACCAGGTGGAGAGACTGCTGGATGCCGCGGGCCCGCCGCCCGCGGCCGGCCCGGCCTCCGACGGGGCCGACGTCGCTCCGGCGGTGATCGGCGACCTGGTCGGGCTGCGTGACCGAGCGCTCCTCGAGCTGCTGTACGCGACCGGCGCCCGCGTGTCGGAGATCGTGCAGCTGGATGTGGACGACCTCGCGCACGGGGATGTCCTCAGGGTGCGCGGCAAGGGCTCGAAGGAGCGCATCGTCCCGGTCGGCTCGTACGCGCGTGCCGCCGTCGACGCCTACCTGACCCGGTCACGACCCGAACTGTCGCGCCGCGGCCGTGCGACGCCGCGGCTCTTCCTGGGGGCCCGTGGCGCGCCGCTGTCGCGACAGAGCGCGTGGCTCGTGATCCACTCGGCCGCACAGCGCGCGCAGCTGACCGCCCACGTCTCGCCGCACACCCTGCGGCACTCCTTCGCCACGCACCTGCTCCAGGGAGGGGCGGATGTGCGCGTCGTGCAGGAGCTGCTCGGGCACGCATCCGTGGCCACCACGCAGATCTACACCTACGTGTCGGTCGACGCCCTGCGCGACGTCTACGCCACCTCCCACCCCCGGGCGCGCTGA
- a CDS encoding NUDIX domain-containing protein — protein sequence MTDERMPHPAAPSPPVLLADEPVEATVLESERVYEGRVWDVRSDTIGYGDARIVRQYVEHPGAAAIVAVDDEGRVLLIQQYRHPIRRRDWEVPAGLLDIAGETPLETAQRELAEEADLVAESWEPLLSIFTTPGGNDEVVHLFLARGLSPAGEVHAREDEEADIRLEWVPLADVVAGIFAGRLRNGIMTVGVLAAAERLRAAQGVPTP from the coding sequence GTGACGGACGAGCGGATGCCGCACCCCGCCGCGCCGTCGCCGCCGGTGCTCCTCGCCGACGAGCCCGTCGAGGCGACGGTCCTCGAGAGCGAGCGCGTGTACGAGGGCCGGGTGTGGGACGTGCGCAGCGACACGATCGGCTACGGCGACGCCCGGATCGTGCGCCAGTACGTCGAGCACCCCGGGGCCGCCGCGATCGTGGCGGTCGACGACGAGGGCCGGGTGCTGCTGATCCAGCAGTACCGGCATCCGATCCGCCGCCGCGATTGGGAGGTGCCCGCCGGTCTGCTCGACATCGCGGGGGAGACGCCCCTCGAGACCGCACAGCGGGAGCTCGCCGAGGAGGCGGACCTCGTCGCGGAGTCGTGGGAGCCGCTGCTCAGCATCTTCACCACCCCCGGTGGCAACGACGAGGTGGTGCACCTGTTCCTCGCGCGCGGTCTTTCGCCCGCCGGCGAGGTGCACGCGCGTGAGGACGAGGAGGCCGACATCCGCCTGGAGTGGGTGCCGCTCGCCGACGTCGTCGCCGGGATCTTCGCGGGACGCCTGCGCAATGGCATCATGACGGTGGGCGTGCTCGCGGCGGCCGAGCGGCTGCGCGCGGCACAGGGGGTTCCGACGCCCTGA
- a CDS encoding CTP synthase has translation MQTSDSFRGDTSDDTTKHIFVTGGVVSSLGKGLTAASLGNLLTARGLRVVMQKLDPYLNVDPGTMNPFQHGEVFVTDDGAETDLDIGHYERFLDIELSQAANVTTGQIYSQVIAKERRGEYLGDTVQVIPHITDEIKRRMRLQATEEPRPDVIITEIGGTVGDIESQPFIESARQIRHELGRNNVFFVHVSLVPFMGASGEQKTKPTQHSVATLRSIGIQPDALVLRSDRPVTEANKRKIALMCDVDEGAVVNAVDVPSIYDIPTMLNEQGLDEYIVRALGLSQAADVDWSRWQRVLNAVHNPKHEVTIGLVGKYIDLPDAYLSVTEALKAGGFAQETHVNIRWIPSDECETPEGAAKALGTLDGIVIPGGFGIRGIEGKIGALKFAREQGIPTLGICLGLQCIVIEYARHVAGIEDASSSEFDPDTQHPVIATMEEQVDILDRGDMGGTMRLGLYPAQLAEGSIAAEVYGAARASERHRHRYEVNNRYRDRIADAGLVFSGINPDLDLVEYVELPRDVHPYYIATQAHPELRSRPTNANPLFRGLVGAALERHRSSELFEVEPFEVVAER, from the coding sequence ATGCAGACTTCTGATTCTTTCCGCGGCGACACTTCGGACGACACCACCAAGCACATCTTCGTTACCGGTGGTGTCGTCTCCTCGTTGGGGAAGGGGCTCACCGCGGCCAGCCTCGGAAACCTGCTCACCGCGCGGGGGCTGCGTGTCGTGATGCAGAAGCTCGACCCCTACCTGAACGTCGATCCGGGCACGATGAACCCGTTCCAGCACGGCGAGGTCTTCGTCACCGACGACGGCGCCGAGACGGACCTCGACATCGGGCACTACGAGCGGTTCCTCGACATCGAGCTGAGTCAGGCCGCGAACGTCACGACGGGTCAGATCTACTCGCAGGTCATCGCCAAGGAGCGCCGCGGCGAGTACCTCGGCGACACCGTGCAGGTGATCCCGCACATCACCGACGAGATCAAGCGCCGCATGCGCCTTCAGGCGACCGAGGAGCCGCGGCCCGACGTCATCATCACCGAGATCGGCGGCACGGTCGGCGACATCGAGTCGCAGCCTTTCATCGAGTCCGCCCGCCAGATCCGCCACGAGCTCGGCCGCAACAACGTCTTCTTCGTGCACGTGTCGCTGGTGCCGTTCATGGGCGCCTCGGGCGAGCAGAAGACCAAGCCCACGCAGCACTCGGTCGCCACGCTCCGCTCCATCGGCATCCAGCCCGACGCCCTGGTGCTGCGCAGCGACCGGCCCGTCACCGAGGCGAACAAGCGCAAGATCGCGCTCATGTGCGACGTCGACGAGGGCGCGGTCGTCAACGCCGTCGACGTGCCGAGCATCTACGACATCCCGACGATGCTCAATGAGCAGGGACTCGACGAGTACATCGTGCGGGCGCTGGGGCTCTCCCAGGCCGCCGACGTGGACTGGTCTCGCTGGCAGCGGGTGCTCAACGCGGTGCACAACCCCAAGCACGAGGTCACCATCGGGCTCGTGGGCAAGTACATCGACCTTCCCGACGCCTACCTGTCGGTGACCGAGGCGCTGAAGGCGGGCGGCTTCGCCCAGGAGACCCACGTCAACATCCGGTGGATCCCGTCCGACGAGTGCGAGACGCCCGAGGGTGCGGCCAAGGCGCTGGGCACCCTTGACGGCATCGTGATCCCGGGCGGCTTCGGCATCCGGGGCATCGAAGGCAAGATCGGCGCGCTGAAGTTCGCGCGCGAGCAGGGCATCCCGACGCTCGGCATCTGCCTCGGGCTCCAGTGCATCGTCATCGAGTACGCCCGCCACGTCGCCGGCATCGAAGACGCCTCGTCGAGCGAGTTCGACCCCGACACACAGCATCCCGTCATCGCCACCATGGAGGAGCAGGTCGACATCCTGGACCGCGGCGACATGGGCGGCACGATGCGTCTGGGGCTGTATCCCGCCCAGCTCGCGGAGGGCTCCATCGCCGCCGAGGTCTACGGCGCCGCCCGGGCCTCCGAGCGCCACCGCCACCGCTACGAGGTCAACAACCGGTACCGCGACCGGATCGCCGATGCGGGACTGGTGTTCTCCGGCATCAACCCCGACCTTGATCTGGTCGAGTACGTCGAGCTGCCGCGTGACGTGCACCCGTACTACATCGCCACGCAGGCGCACCCCGAGCTGCGGTCGCGTCCGACGAACGCCAACCCGCTCTTCCGCGGGCTCGTGGGTGCCGCGCTGGAGCGTCACCGCTCGAGCGAGCTGTTCGAGGTCGAGCCCTTCGAAGTCGTCGCGGAACGCTGA